Proteins encoded in a region of the Pseudomonas sp. GOM7 genome:
- the plsX gene encoding phosphate acyltransferase PlsX — MSASIIAIDAMGGDFGPHCIVPACISALAECPSLHLTLVGQASLIEEQLERQSGDVDRARLQIHHASEVITANERPAQALRGKPDASMRVALELVRQGHAHACVSAGNTGALMALSRYLLKTLPGIDRPAMVSPLPTEQGHCYLLDLGANVDCSAEHLYQFAIMGAVAAETLGIEQPRVALLNVGTEDIKGNQQVKLAASLLRQASGLNFIGYIEGDGLYRGEADVVVCDGFVGNILLKSSEGLARMITGRLERLFSEGLFAQTIGALAMPLLRRLKDDLAPAQHNGASFLGLQGIVVKSHGAAGEEGFQSAIRCALREVQENLPQRLHGRLEDMLL; from the coding sequence TTGTCCGCCTCGATCATCGCGATTGATGCAATGGGTGGGGACTTCGGTCCCCACTGCATTGTTCCGGCCTGCATTTCCGCGCTGGCCGAATGTCCCTCGCTGCACCTGACCCTCGTCGGTCAAGCCTCCCTCATCGAAGAGCAGCTCGAACGCCAGTCCGGCGATGTCGACCGCGCGCGCCTGCAGATTCATCACGCCAGCGAAGTGATTACCGCGAACGAGCGCCCGGCCCAAGCCCTACGCGGCAAGCCCGATGCCTCGATGCGTGTGGCGCTGGAGCTGGTGCGTCAGGGCCACGCCCATGCCTGTGTCAGCGCCGGCAATACCGGCGCGCTGATGGCCTTGTCGCGTTACCTGCTCAAGACCCTGCCGGGCATCGACCGACCGGCCATGGTCAGCCCGCTTCCCACCGAGCAGGGTCATTGCTACCTGCTGGATCTCGGCGCCAACGTCGATTGCAGTGCCGAGCATCTCTATCAGTTCGCCATCATGGGCGCGGTGGCGGCCGAGACGCTGGGCATCGAGCAGCCGCGCGTAGCGCTGCTCAACGTCGGCACCGAGGACATCAAGGGCAACCAGCAGGTCAAGCTGGCTGCCAGCCTTTTGCGCCAGGCCTCGGGGCTGAATTTCATCGGTTACATAGAGGGTGATGGCCTGTATCGCGGAGAGGCCGACGTGGTGGTGTGCGACGGTTTCGTCGGCAACATCCTGCTCAAGTCCAGCGAGGGGCTGGCGCGGATGATCACCGGGCGGCTCGAGCGCTTGTTCAGCGAGGGTCTGTTCGCCCAGACCATCGGCGCCCTGGCGATGCCCTTGCTGCGCCGCCTGAAGGATGATCTGGCGCCGGCCCAGCACAATGGCGCGAGCTTTCTTGGTTTGCAGGGCATTGTGGTCAAGAGCCATGGTGCCGCTGGCGAGGAGGGTTTTCAGAGTGCCATTCGCTGCGCATTGCGCGAGGTGCAGGAAAATCTGCCGCAGCGACTGCATGGTCGCCTCGAGGACATGTTGCTGTAA
- the rpmF gene encoding 50S ribosomal protein L32: MAVQQNKKSRSARDMRRSHDALDANTLSVEKSTGEVHLRHHVSPEGVYRGRKVIDKGADE; this comes from the coding sequence ATGGCTGTTCAGCAGAACAAAAAATCCCGTTCCGCCCGCGATATGCGTCGTTCCCACGATGCGCTCGACGCGAACACCCTGTCCGTAGAGAAGAGCACCGGTGAAGTTCACCTGCGCCACCACGTTTCTCCGGAAGGCGTGTACCGTGGTCGCAAGGTGATCGACAAGGGCGCTGACGAGTAA
- a CDS encoding YceD family protein, which yields MLNGPIPPHVDPRKLADREATLEGQLELASLERLCDPLADTAGRVQAKFHFARDEQKTVVIRSELEVEVKMVCQRCLELVALPIRSECEYAVVRVGANTQSLPKGYDVLEVGEEPLELLGLVEDELLLALPIVPAHAPGECQQPAGLDEPEPGEDEVSRSNPFSVLAQLKRDPNV from the coding sequence ATGTTGAATGGGCCGATTCCACCTCACGTTGATCCGCGCAAGCTCGCCGACCGCGAAGCTACCCTCGAAGGGCAGCTCGAACTGGCCAGCCTGGAGCGTCTCTGCGACCCGCTTGCCGATACGGCAGGTAGAGTGCAGGCGAAATTTCATTTCGCACGTGATGAGCAGAAAACTGTGGTGATTCGCAGTGAGCTCGAGGTCGAGGTCAAAATGGTCTGCCAGCGTTGTCTGGAGCTGGTCGCGCTACCCATCCGCAGCGAATGTGAATACGCAGTGGTTCGGGTTGGAGCGAACACTCAGTCCTTGCCGAAGGGCTACGACGTGCTGGAAGTGGGTGAAGAGCCGCTGGAGCTGCTTGGTCTGGTCGAGGATGAACTGCTCCTTGCTTTGCCGATCGTTCCCGCTCATGCCCCAGGTGAATGCCAGCAGCCGGCCGGTCTCGATGAGCCCGAGCCAGGCGAGGACGAGGTATCGCGGTCCAACCCGTTCAGTGTATTGGCGCAGTTAAAGCGTGACCCAAACGTTTAG
- a CDS encoding Maf family protein has product MPALLLASSSPYRRELLGRLQLPFTWQSPSIDESRREGEAAVDLVKRLAEEKARALAASHPDHLIIGSDQVAVLGSGEILGKPHDLPRAQAQLRAASGSSVTFLTGLALLDSTSGNCQVDCVPFTVLFRELSDERILRYLQREQPFDCAGSFKSEGLGISLFRSTEGEDATSLIGLPLIRLVDMLLKAGMEVP; this is encoded by the coding sequence ATGCCCGCGCTGCTGCTCGCCTCCAGTTCGCCCTACCGCCGCGAGTTGCTCGGTCGCCTGCAACTGCCCTTCACCTGGCAGTCACCGAGCATCGATGAAAGCCGGCGAGAAGGCGAAGCAGCCGTAGACCTGGTCAAACGTCTGGCGGAAGAAAAGGCCCGCGCCCTCGCCGCCAGCCATCCCGATCACCTGATCATCGGCTCGGATCAGGTCGCCGTGCTCGGCAGCGGCGAGATTCTCGGCAAGCCCCACGACCTGCCGCGAGCCCAGGCGCAACTGCGCGCCGCCAGCGGCAGCAGTGTCACCTTCCTCACCGGCCTGGCCCTGCTCGACAGCACCAGCGGCAACTGCCAGGTAGACTGCGTGCCCTTTACCGTACTCTTTCGTGAGCTGAGCGACGAACGGATTCTGCGCTACCTGCAGCGCGAACAACCCTTCGATTGCGCCGGCAGCTTCAAGTCCGAAGGCCTGGGCATCAGCCTGTTCCGCAGCACCGAAGGCGAAGACGCCACCAGCCTGATCGGCCTACCACTGATCCGCCTGGTAGACATGCTGCTGAAGGCTGGTATGGAGGTTCCCTGA
- the sppA gene encoding signal peptide peptidase SppA: MSDEWKSSSSDGEDAKSWKLLEKVLLLGVQEQRRSRRWGIFFKLLTFIYLFVALGLFLSTLYQSKVTTTGSHTALIEIRGMIADREEASADKVIGSLRDAFEDPNTKGVILRINSPGGSPVQSGYIYDEIRRLRGEYPQIKLYAVISDLGASGAYYIASAADEIYADKASLVGSIGVTAASFGFVGTMEKLGVERRVYTSGEHKAFLDPFQPQKEEETRFWKTVLDTTHQQFIDSVKKGRGDRLKVEGHPELFSGLVWSGEQALQLGLVDALGSASYVAREVIGEKEMVDFTQRDTPFDRFAKRLGASVADRIALWMGFQGPTLR; encoded by the coding sequence ATGTCGGATGAGTGGAAGTCATCGTCGTCGGATGGTGAGGATGCCAAGAGCTGGAAGCTGCTGGAGAAGGTTCTGCTGCTTGGTGTGCAGGAGCAGCGTCGCTCGCGGCGTTGGGGCATTTTCTTCAAGCTGCTGACCTTCATTTACCTTTTTGTAGCGCTGGGGTTGTTCCTGTCGACCTTGTACCAGAGCAAGGTGACCACGACCGGGTCGCACACTGCGCTGATCGAGATTCGCGGCATGATCGCCGACCGCGAGGAGGCCAGTGCCGACAAGGTGATCGGCAGCTTGCGCGACGCCTTCGAGGATCCCAACACCAAGGGTGTGATCCTGCGCATCAACAGCCCAGGCGGCAGTCCGGTGCAGTCCGGCTATATCTATGACGAGATCCGTCGTCTGCGTGGCGAGTATCCGCAGATCAAGCTTTATGCTGTGATCAGCGACCTGGGTGCTTCCGGCGCCTACTACATTGCCAGCGCGGCCGACGAGATCTACGCCGACAAGGCCAGCCTGGTCGGTTCCATCGGTGTCACGGCGGCCAGCTTCGGCTTTGTCGGCACCATGGAGAAGCTGGGCGTCGAGCGCCGCGTCTACACCTCGGGCGAGCACAAGGCCTTTCTCGATCCCTTCCAGCCGCAGAAGGAGGAGGAAACGCGCTTCTGGAAAACCGTGCTGGACACCACCCATCAGCAGTTCATCGACAGCGTGAAGAAAGGGCGTGGCGACCGGCTCAAGGTGGAGGGGCATCCGGAGCTGTTCTCCGGCCTGGTCTGGTCGGGCGAGCAGGCGCTGCAGCTCGGCCTGGTGGATGCTCTGGGCAGTGCCAGTTACGTGGCGCGTGAAGTGATCGGCGAGAAGGAAATGGTCGACTTCACGCAGCGTGACACGCCGTTCGACCGCTTCGCCAAGCGTCTGGGCGCCAGTGTTGCCGACCGTATCGCGCTGTGGATGGGCTTTCAGGGGCCGACGCTGCGATAA
- a CDS encoding HAD-IA family hydrolase, whose protein sequence is MPDYRLLIFDWDGTLVDSIGRIVEAMHRAADTAGVPRCSDVAVRGIIGLELGVAIRTLYPELDEPLRIETIRRAYSEQYLALETEPSPLFVGVEESLEVFREQGYRLAVATGKGRNGLNRVLADKGWLDYFDITRCADETASKPDPLMLHEILAHCRVQPEQALMVGDSTFDLLMARNAGMDAVAVGFGAQPLSVLRECAPCLAINEFNELRAWLQGRHVQPSMEVSEDVG, encoded by the coding sequence GTGCCTGACTATCGACTGCTGATCTTCGACTGGGACGGTACGCTGGTGGACTCCATCGGCCGTATCGTCGAGGCTATGCATCGCGCTGCCGACACGGCTGGCGTGCCGCGCTGCAGTGATGTCGCGGTGCGTGGCATCATCGGGCTGGAGTTGGGGGTAGCAATCCGTACCCTCTATCCGGAACTCGACGAGCCGTTGCGTATCGAAACCATCCGGCGTGCCTACAGCGAGCAGTACCTGGCGCTGGAAACCGAGCCTTCGCCGTTGTTTGTGGGTGTGGAGGAGTCGCTCGAGGTCTTCCGTGAGCAGGGCTATCGTCTGGCGGTGGCGACCGGCAAGGGGCGCAATGGTCTGAATCGGGTGCTGGCGGACAAGGGCTGGCTGGATTATTTCGACATTACCCGCTGCGCTGACGAGACGGCGAGCAAGCCTGATCCGCTGATGCTGCACGAAATTCTTGCGCATTGCCGGGTGCAGCCGGAGCAGGCGCTGATGGTGGGGGATTCGACCTTCGACCTGCTGATGGCGCGCAATGCCGGCATGGATGCGGTGGCGGTGGGTTTCGGGGCACAGCCGTTGTCGGTGCTGCGTGAATGTGCGCCATGTCTGGCGATCAATGAGTTCAACGAGCTGCGTGCCTGGCTGCAAGGTCGGCATGTGCAGCCTTCTATGGAGGTGAGTGAAGATGTCGGATGA
- the rluC gene encoding 23S rRNA pseudouridine(955/2504/2580) synthase RluC, protein MTTPASPTSGVQLIEVAPELAGQRIDNFLRTQLKGVPKTLIYRILRKGEVRVNKGRIKPEYKLQAGDVVRVPPLRLPERDEPEPLAQGLLERLEAAIVYEDKALIVLNKPAGIAVHGGSGLNYGVIEAFRQLRPEAKDLELVHRLDRDTSGLLMIAKKRSMLRHLHEQLRGDGVDKRYMALVRGHWATARKQVNAPLQKSNLRSGERMVEVDDEGKEALTLFRVLRRFGDFATLVEAKPVTGRTHQIRVHAKHAGHSIAGDSKYGDDDFTREIRELGGKRLFLHAYELHVPLPEGGVLKLEAPVDEMWAKTLERLSA, encoded by the coding sequence ATGACTACTCCTGCCTCTCCAACCTCCGGCGTCCAGCTGATCGAGGTTGCACCGGAACTTGCCGGCCAACGCATCGACAACTTCCTCCGGACTCAGCTCAAGGGCGTGCCCAAGACGCTGATCTACCGCATCCTGCGCAAAGGTGAGGTGCGTGTGAACAAGGGGCGCATCAAGCCCGAATACAAGCTGCAGGCCGGCGATGTGGTACGGGTGCCGCCGTTGCGTCTGCCCGAGCGCGACGAGCCCGAACCGCTGGCGCAGGGGCTGCTCGAGCGCCTGGAAGCGGCCATCGTCTACGAGGACAAGGCGCTGATCGTGCTCAACAAGCCCGCTGGCATCGCCGTGCATGGTGGCAGCGGCCTTAACTACGGGGTGATCGAGGCCTTCCGTCAGTTGCGCCCTGAGGCCAAGGATCTGGAGCTGGTGCACCGTCTGGATCGTGATACCTCCGGTCTGCTGATGATTGCCAAGAAGCGCAGCATGCTGCGTCATCTGCATGAGCAGTTGCGTGGCGATGGCGTCGACAAGCGCTACATGGCGCTGGTGCGTGGCCACTGGGCGACGGCCAGGAAGCAGGTCAATGCGCCGCTGCAGAAGAGCAATCTGCGCTCTGGTGAGCGTATGGTCGAGGTCGATGACGAGGGCAAGGAGGCGCTGACGTTGTTTCGCGTGCTGCGCCGCTTCGGCGATTTCGCCACCCTGGTCGAGGCCAAGCCAGTGACCGGGCGTACCCATCAGATTCGCGTGCACGCCAAGCATGCTGGGCACTCCATCGCTGGCGACTCCAAGTATGGCGACGATGACTTCACCCGTGAGATTCGCGAGCTGGGTGGCAAGCGTCTGTTCCTGCATGCCTACGAGCTGCACGTGCCGTTGCCCGAGGGCGGGGTGCTCAAGCTGGAAGCGCCCGTGGACGAAATGTGGGCCAAGACCCTGGAGCGTCTGAGTGCCTGA
- the rne gene encoding ribonuclease E: MKRMLINATQPEELRVALVDGQKLYDLDIESGAREQKKANIYKGRITRVEPSLEAAFVDFGSERHGFLPLKEISREYFSKAPEGGRVNIKDVLKEGQEVIVQVEKEERGNKGAALTTFISLAGRYLVLMPNNPRAGGISRRIEGEERNELREALNGLNAPADMGLIVRTAGLGRSSEEMQWDLDYLLQLWSAIKEASTSRPAPFLIYQESNVIIRAIRDYLRQDIGEVLVDSVEAQEEALSFIQQVMPQYASKIKLYEDSVPLFNRFQIESQIETAFQREVKLPSGGSIVIDPTEALVSIDINSARATKGSDIEETALQTNLEAAEEIARQLRLRDIGGLIVIDFIDMTPAKNQRAVEEKVREALEADRARVQVGRISRFGLLEMSRQRLRPSLGETSGIVCPRCNGQGIIRDVESLSLAILRLIEEEALKDRTAEVRAQVPIPVAAFLLNEKRNSITKIELRTRARIVILPNDHLETPHFEVQRLRDDNPEALSGQTSYEIAATTEAEDAAAQPATATRTLVRQEAAIKAAPRSSAPVAAEPQPAPLAPTKAPEPSLFKGLVKSLVSLFAGKEEEAQPAVVEKKSSERPPREERRNGRQQSRNRGGRRDEERKPREERGAREERAPREERQPREERQPREERQPREGQENRRERRPREERAPREERVRELREPLDNNAAESRKEEQRTERQPRAERQERQRPPREERQPRPEQAEALQDEALPNDEQQGDDEQEGGNENERPRRRSRGQRRRSNRRERQRDADGNLIESAENSEAAGNNEAQTVTPAATAAAAAVVAESVDSSENVASEAPASDAPVTQAEAPAAEPTAMPSEAVEAPVSEASAAEAEPVIASEAPAEVEAPAEPETPSAEPLAPAEPVVEAAQEPAPAPAPVEEAAPAPAPVPANATGRAPNDPREVRRRQREAERLAREAAQAEQNAPAQEAAAEPAASQEPAEQASEQPSEAVVNDEAKPEDIKHNA; this comes from the coding sequence ATGAAAAGAATGCTCATTAACGCAACTCAGCCCGAAGAGTTGCGTGTTGCCCTGGTAGATGGCCAAAAACTCTACGACCTGGACATCGAGTCCGGTGCCCGCGAACAGAAGAAGGCCAATATCTACAAAGGCCGCATCACCCGCGTAGAACCCAGCCTCGAAGCCGCCTTCGTCGATTTCGGCTCCGAACGCCACGGCTTCCTCCCCCTCAAAGAAATCTCCCGCGAATACTTCTCCAAGGCCCCCGAAGGCGGCCGCGTCAACATCAAGGACGTGCTCAAGGAAGGCCAGGAAGTCATCGTCCAGGTCGAGAAGGAAGAACGCGGCAACAAGGGCGCAGCCCTGACCACCTTCATCAGCCTGGCCGGTCGTTACCTGGTGCTGATGCCCAACAACCCCCGTGCCGGTGGCATCAGCCGCCGCATCGAAGGCGAAGAGCGCAACGAACTGCGCGAGGCACTCAATGGCCTCAACGCTCCGGCCGACATGGGCCTGATCGTGCGCACCGCCGGCCTGGGTCGCTCCAGCGAAGAAATGCAGTGGGACCTCGACTACCTGCTGCAATTGTGGAGCGCCATCAAGGAAGCTTCCACCAGCCGCCCTGCCCCGTTCCTGATCTACCAGGAATCCAATGTCATCATCCGTGCCATCCGCGACTACCTGCGCCAGGACATCGGCGAAGTGCTGGTCGACAGCGTCGAAGCCCAGGAAGAAGCCCTGTCCTTCATCCAGCAGGTGATGCCGCAGTACGCCAGCAAGATCAAGCTGTACGAAGACAGCGTGCCGCTGTTCAACCGTTTCCAGATCGAAAGCCAGATCGAAACCGCCTTCCAACGTGAAGTGAAGCTGCCCTCCGGTGGCTCCATCGTCATCGATCCGACCGAGGCCCTGGTTTCCATCGACATCAACTCGGCGCGCGCCACCAAGGGCAGCGACATCGAGGAAACCGCGCTGCAGACCAACCTGGAAGCAGCCGAAGAAATCGCCCGCCAGCTGCGCCTGCGCGACATCGGCGGCCTGATCGTCATCGACTTCATCGACATGACTCCGGCGAAGAACCAGCGCGCCGTGGAAGAGAAGGTGCGTGAAGCCCTGGAAGCCGACCGCGCCCGCGTGCAGGTCGGCCGTATTTCGCGTTTCGGCCTGCTGGAAATGTCCCGTCAGCGCCTGCGTCCGTCTCTGGGCGAGACCAGCGGCATCGTCTGCCCGCGTTGCAACGGCCAGGGCATCATCCGTGACGTAGAATCCCTGTCGCTGGCCATCCTGCGCCTGATCGAAGAAGAAGCGCTGAAGGATCGCACCGCCGAAGTCCGCGCTCAGGTACCGATCCCGGTCGCCGCCTTCCTGCTCAACGAGAAGCGCAACTCGATCACCAAGATCGAACTGCGTACCCGTGCACGCATCGTCATCCTGCCCAACGATCACCTGGAAACCCCGCACTTCGAGGTGCAGCGTCTGCGTGACGACAACCCCGAAGCGCTGAGCGGCCAGACCAGCTACGAAATCGCCGCCACCACCGAAGCCGAAGACGCCGCTGCCCAACCGGCCACCGCGACCCGCACCCTGGTTCGCCAGGAAGCCGCGATCAAGGCCGCGCCGCGCAGCAGCGCACCGGTCGCCGCCGAGCCGCAACCGGCTCCGCTGGCGCCGACCAAGGCGCCTGAGCCGAGCCTGTTCAAGGGCCTGGTCAAGTCGCTGGTCAGCCTCTTCGCCGGCAAGGAAGAAGAAGCCCAGCCGGCTGTGGTAGAGAAAAAGAGCAGCGAGCGCCCGCCGCGCGAAGAGCGCCGCAACGGCCGTCAGCAGAGCCGTAACCGTGGCGGTCGTCGCGACGAAGAGCGCAAGCCCCGCGAAGAGCGCGGCGCGCGTGAGGAACGTGCTCCGCGCGAAGAGCGTCAGCCTCGCGAGGAGCGCCAGCCACGCGAAGAGCGTCAGCCGCGCGAAGGCCAGGAAAACCGTCGTGAGCGTCGCCCTCGCGAGGAGCGCGCACCGCGTGAAGAGCGCGTGCGCGAACTGCGCGAGCCGCTGGACAACAACGCCGCCGAATCGCGCAAGGAAGAACAACGCACCGAACGTCAGCCACGCGCCGAACGCCAGGAGCGTCAGCGTCCGCCACGCGAAGAGCGCCAGCCACGCCCGGAACAGGCCGAGGCCCTGCAGGACGAAGCGCTGCCGAACGACGAGCAACAAGGCGATGACGAGCAGGAGGGGGGGAACGAGAACGAGCGCCCACGTCGCCGCTCCCGTGGCCAGCGTCGCCGCAGCAACCGTCGCGAACGTCAGCGTGATGCTGACGGTAATCTGATCGAAAGCGCCGAGAACAGCGAGGCAGCCGGTAACAACGAAGCACAGACGGTCACTCCGGCAGCCACTGCCGCAGCCGCTGCCGTGGTTGCCGAAAGCGTCGACAGCAGCGAAAACGTGGCCAGCGAGGCTCCTGCGAGCGACGCTCCGGTTACTCAGGCCGAAGCCCCAGCAGCAGAACCCACAGCCATGCCGAGCGAAGCGGTCGAAGCCCCGGTGAGCGAGGCGTCTGCTGCCGAGGCCGAGCCTGTCATCGCCAGCGAAGCACCTGCCGAGGTTGAAGCGCCTGCCGAGCCTGAAACGCCGTCCGCCGAACCGCTCGCTCCAGCAGAGCCGGTGGTCGAGGCCGCTCAGGAGCCGGCTCCAGCTCCGGCGCCGGTCGAAGAGGCTGCTCCGGCTCCTGCGCCGGTTCCAGCCAACGCCACCGGCCGTGCCCCGAACGACCCACGAGAAGTGCGTCGTCGCCAGCGCGAAGCCGAGCGCCTGGCTCGTGAGGCCGCCCAGGCCGAGCAGAACGCTCCGGCACAGGAGGCTGCAGCCGAACCCGCTGCCAGCCAAGAGCCTGCCGAGCAGGCAAGCGAGCAGCCCAGTGAAGCCGTGGTGAACGACGAAGCGAAGCCGGAGGACATCAAGCACAACGCTTGA
- a CDS encoding enoyl-CoA hydratase, which produces MSEHLHIERDAGLLTLRMQRPDKKNALTRAMYAGMAEVLDEAARDAAVRVVLLSGDEHCFTSGNDVADFLQAPPSGLNSEVFQFMRALFDFPKPVVAAVAGPAVGIGTTLLLHCDLVYVSRDAQLKMPFVNLGLCPEYGSSLILPRLLGHARAAELLLLGQSFSGEQAAAWGIANQALDDGPATLAKAREMALRFLELAPSAVADSKRLMRAPDREALRRVIEEEGALFSQRLRSPEAVEALSAFMQRRKPDFSRFA; this is translated from the coding sequence ATGAGTGAACATCTGCATATCGAACGCGACGCTGGCCTGTTGACCCTGCGCATGCAGCGTCCGGACAAGAAGAATGCGCTGACCCGAGCCATGTACGCCGGTATGGCCGAAGTGCTGGACGAGGCGGCCCGCGACGCGGCAGTACGCGTGGTGCTGTTGAGCGGAGACGAGCACTGCTTTACCAGCGGCAACGATGTCGCCGACTTCCTGCAGGCGCCACCTTCCGGCCTGAACAGCGAAGTGTTCCAGTTCATGCGGGCTCTGTTCGATTTTCCCAAGCCGGTGGTGGCAGCCGTTGCCGGGCCGGCGGTGGGGATCGGCACCACCTTGCTGCTGCACTGCGACCTGGTCTACGTCAGCCGCGACGCGCAATTGAAGATGCCTTTCGTCAACCTCGGGCTGTGCCCCGAATACGGCTCCAGTCTGATCCTGCCACGCCTGCTGGGGCATGCGCGGGCCGCCGAGCTGCTGTTGCTCGGCCAGAGCTTCAGCGGCGAGCAGGCTGCCGCCTGGGGCATCGCCAATCAGGCACTCGACGATGGCCCTGCCACGCTGGCCAAGGCCCGTGAGATGGCGTTGCGCTTTCTCGAGCTAGCGCCCTCGGCAGTCGCCGACAGCAAGCGCCTGATGCGAGCACCGGATCGTGAGGCCCTGCGCCGGGTGATCGAAGAGGAGGGCGCTCTGTTCAGTCAGCGGCTGCGCTCGCCGGAGGCCGTCGAGGCGTTGTCGGCGTTCATGCAGCGCAGAAAGCCAGATTTTTCGAGGTTCGCCTGA
- a CDS encoding iron-sulfur-binding ferredoxin reductase, whose protein sequence is MPELRVGQRRFQVAAQSNLLDALLGNGINVPHSCRAGSCHACLVRCVEGEAHDRQPEALATDKRAEGWRLACQCQVVGDLSVEPFDPQRDGLAAKVMAVDWPSPQVLRLRLQPARPLRYRAGQHLLLWHGDVARPYSLASLPGEDDWLEFHIDCRQPGAFCDAARSLQVGDSLRLGELRGGALQYDADWQTRPLWLLAAGTGLAPLYGVLREALRQEHRGAIRLLHLAHEPAEHYLASELEALAEAHANLQVELITAAQLPAALAELRLVSRQTLALLCGQPKALDSFARRLYMAGLPRGQMFADAFLTHA, encoded by the coding sequence ATGCCTGAGTTGCGGGTCGGCCAGCGGCGATTTCAGGTGGCCGCACAGAGCAATCTGCTCGATGCCTTGCTGGGTAACGGTATCAATGTGCCGCATAGCTGTCGCGCCGGTAGTTGCCATGCTTGCCTGGTGCGCTGCGTCGAGGGTGAGGCGCATGATCGCCAGCCCGAGGCCTTGGCGACAGACAAGCGTGCCGAAGGTTGGCGCCTGGCCTGTCAGTGTCAGGTGGTCGGTGATCTGAGCGTCGAGCCCTTCGACCCGCAGCGCGATGGCCTGGCGGCCAAGGTCATGGCAGTGGACTGGCCCAGCCCGCAGGTATTGCGCCTGCGTTTGCAGCCGGCCAGGCCGCTACGCTATCGCGCCGGGCAACATCTGCTGCTCTGGCATGGCGATGTGGCTCGCCCTTACTCGCTGGCGAGCCTGCCCGGTGAGGATGACTGGTTGGAGTTCCATATCGATTGTCGTCAGCCAGGGGCCTTCTGCGATGCCGCGCGCAGCTTGCAGGTGGGCGACAGTCTGCGTCTGGGCGAGCTGCGTGGCGGCGCCTTGCAGTATGACGCGGACTGGCAGACGCGGCCGCTCTGGCTGCTGGCCGCCGGCACCGGCCTGGCGCCTCTTTATGGCGTATTGCGTGAGGCGCTGCGCCAGGAACATCGGGGCGCCATCCGCCTGTTGCATCTGGCGCACGAACCGGCCGAGCATTATTTGGCCAGCGAGCTCGAAGCACTGGCCGAGGCGCATGCCAACCTGCAGGTCGAGCTGATCACGGCGGCGCAGTTGCCGGCTGCTTTGGCCGAACTGCGCCTTGTTTCGCGGCAGACCCTCGCCTTACTCTGCGGCCAACCCAAGGCACTCGACAGCTTTGCGCGGCGCCTGTACATGGCGGGTTTGCCGCGCGGCCAGATGTTTGCCGACGCCTTTCTCACCCACGCGTAG
- a CDS encoding GGDEF domain-containing protein has translation MSSTRRRATQSSLQNLLLKRFAMAFTTYVMMALVCWLAVLNDLFVGSVSSAAWLTLGVFASQLVFLALFLSGQNLRFEDPSLTEAQVLVALAWQPLVQACFDSARGSLLVFYVLILLFGVFQLTPRVFVRCAVFAFLGFATMVLVEAYRMRLSDPGLSWLQVSILFVLLVWLCLFSGYMQAMRQRMRQRRFALQAHQDTLRGMMRQLEDLVATDELTGLFNRRHFLRMASRELQHMQVERQHGLALIDLDHFKRINDKYGHAAGDRVLQTFASVARSCLRDGDVIARYGGEEFVLLLPNTDADQFSACCERLREAFSKAEPVGVKVGELSLSMGMTLLNAGDDLDEALHRADQALYHAKRSGRNRCEATWEQADA, from the coding sequence ATGAGCTCAACCAGACGACGAGCCACGCAAAGCAGCCTGCAAAATCTTCTGCTCAAACGCTTCGCTATGGCATTCACGACCTATGTGATGATGGCGCTCGTTTGCTGGCTCGCTGTGCTCAACGATCTGTTCGTGGGCTCCGTCAGCAGTGCGGCATGGTTGACGCTCGGGGTTTTCGCCAGTCAGTTGGTGTTCCTGGCCTTGTTCCTCTCGGGGCAGAACCTGCGTTTCGAGGATCCCAGCCTCACCGAGGCGCAGGTGCTGGTGGCGCTGGCGTGGCAACCGCTGGTGCAGGCCTGCTTCGATAGCGCACGCGGCAGTCTGTTGGTCTTCTACGTATTGATCCTGCTGTTCGGTGTCTTCCAGCTAACGCCGCGCGTGTTCGTGCGCTGTGCTGTATTCGCCTTCCTGGGGTTTGCCACGATGGTACTGGTCGAGGCCTATCGCATGCGCCTGAGCGATCCGGGGCTGAGTTGGCTGCAGGTGTCGATCCTGTTCGTATTGCTGGTCTGGCTGTGCCTGTTTTCCGGTTACATGCAGGCCATGCGCCAACGCATGCGTCAGCGTCGTTTCGCCCTGCAGGCGCATCAGGACACCTTGCGTGGGATGATGCGCCAGCTCGAGGATCTGGTCGCGACCGATGAGTTGACCGGCTTGTTCAATCGCCGTCATTTCCTGCGCATGGCCAGTCGCGAGTTGCAACATATGCAGGTGGAACGGCAGCATGGTCTGGCCTTGATCGATCTCGATCATTTCAAGCGCATCAATGACAAATACGGTCATGCCGCTGGAGATCGCGTGTTGCAGACCTTCGCTTCGGTCGCGCGCTCCTGCCTGCGTGACGGTGACGTGATCGCCCGTTATGGCGGTGAGGAGTTCGTGCTGTTGTTGCCCAATACCGACGCCGACCAGTTCTCGGCCTGCTGCGAGCGCCTGCGTGAGGCCTTCTCCAAGGCCGAGCCGGTAGGCGTCAAGGTGGGGGAGCTCAGCCTGTCCATGGGCATGACCCTGCTCAATGCCGGGGATGACCTCGACGAAGCCCTGCACCGCGCCGATCAGGCCCTGTATCACGCCAAGCGCAGCGGACGTAACCGCTGCGAGGCCACCTGGGAACAGGCCGATGCCTGA